In the genome of Anabaena cylindrica PCC 7122, the window GAAGGGCGGGAGATCATACTCTCCCTCGGCATAACTTTACAAGAGCGGCGATCACACTAACCTTTTGGCTAGATTTGTTTATTAGCGGTTGATATTTCTTGCTTCTCGGTGTCGCGCAAAGTTTTACCAGAAGAATCCTTCCATGCCAGCCGATCGTTTACACTGAACTTCATTATTACCTTTGCTGCTGATGAGGTATTAAATTTTCTATTACACCACAGAAAAGAAAATATTACGAATTGTCTGGTTGTTCAGTTTTTTCCCGATTAATACTTTCTTCTAAGGCTTGAATTTGTTCCCTACGGGCTTCTAATTCTAAGGAACGACGTGCTAAATCTTGGTTTTGCAAAGTTAACGCCTGTCGCCAATTTTCCGCTTGTTCTGCTTCTTTTTGTAAAAATTCTGGAGTAATACCTGTTTTGAGATAAGTTTGTACTAGATAAACTATCCAACAAGTAGCATCTTCAATAACTTCTATATCACCTGTAGAGGAAAGCTCAACTAACACCAGCACTTTTTCACTCATGGTATTCCCTTTTCCTAAGAGAATAAATGCCTCTTCAGAAATAATTGACCATAAATGTTCAGATTCCTGACGTGCTAATAAGCGTAATTGATATTGGTCTAAAAAATCATTTTTACGTACTTGGGCTAAGTATAGCATTGTCGCTGCGTTCCCAATTCAAAATTAGGTAATTAATAGTTAGTAATTGGTAATTGGCTGACGCTGTGAGCGTCAGCCGAACGGTAACTGGTAATTGGTCAATTTCTTTCTGTCACCTGTCACCGATTACCTATTACTAGTCAATTGTTATAAGGTAAGCAAGCGATACCTACGGCAACGCCTGAAGGCGAACGCGCAAAATTTCCGCTTGTTTCTCAGCCTCTGTTAAAGCATCACGCACACCTTGAACTACATCTGCGGGAGCTTTATCCACAAACTTAGAATTACTCAGTCTAGCACGTAGGGATGTAGCTTCAGCTTCGGCTTTGCTGATACTTTTCTCTAGTTTGGCACGGAGAGCCTCAATATCTACTACACCTTTTAAGGGAATTACGACTTGAACAGTACCGACAACACCAGAAATAGAATTGTCTGATTCTTCGATTTGGGTAGATTCTGGTTGTGGTAGGTCTTGGGTATCAGTTTTGGGCAAATTTGCAAATAACTTTTGTCTGCTTTCAGCATTGAGTATATTGTAGACAATAAACCAACCAGTATAACCAAGACCAACTGTTTCAAAGAAAGCGCCAAAAATGGGAAGACGCAGTGAAGCATTCCCGACAATAATAGCAACTCTTAACAAGACAAGTCCGACAATAATTAAGCCAATAGTTTTTAAACCCTTAAAAGCTGATTTAGTGACAACAGGTTGGCTTTTTTGTTCGTCAGTAGTTGTTTTGTCAGTAATAGTTAAAGTTTCCACCTTTGCCAAATCTTGAATATAAGATTGGCCAGCGTTGAGAATGAATCGCTCATTGGCATTTTCACTTTGCAAATTAGCCGCGACTTTTACCCCAGGTTTAATGTCAGCTTCCGCTCGTAAATTGCGAATTGTGCGAATAGTATTAATTAACAATTCAAACTGTTCTTCTAAAGCTTGGTCAATTAATTTTTCATCCGTTTCAGGATAGGGCTGCAAGGCGATAATTTGTGGATTTTCTGCTGGTTGCTGAGTCAGAGTTTGCCAAATTTCCTCAGTAATATGAGGCATCAAGGGATGAAGTAGTTTTAAAATTCCTTCTAAAATATAGGCAAGAATTTGCTGGGCAACTTTGCGAGATGGGGGATCTGCATCTTTTTGGAGGCGAGATTTTACTAATTCAATATACCAATCGCAAAAATCACCCCAAATAAACTCATAAAGTCCTTTTGCTGCTTCCCCTAAACCGTAATTGTCGATATAATTAGTGGTTTGTTTAACTACTTGATGATAACGGGAAATAATCCATTTATCACTGAGTTCTGTCGGTTCAGGTTTACCCAATTGGGCTGGAGTTTGCCCATCCAAATTCATCATTACAAATCTGGCAGCATTCCACAACTTATTGGCAAAATTTCGAGATGCTTCTACAGATATGGATTCATCTTTTTTGCGGTCATATTCTAAACGAATATCTTGACCAGCACCCGCTACTTCTTTAATTAAGGTATAACGAAGGGCATCAGTACCATATTTATCAATTAGCAATAATGGATCAATACCATTATTTGCCGATTTCGACATTTTCTTATTATTTTCATCCCTAACCAAGCCGTGAATATAAACAGTTTTAAATGGCATTTGTCCGGTGAAATGTCCCGCCATCATCGTCATTCTCGCAACCCAGAAAAAGATGATATCAAAACCTGTAACTAAGGTGGCGTTGGGATAATAAGTTGTTAAATCTGGGGTTTGTTCTGGCCAGCCTAAAGTTGAAAATGGCCATAAACCAGAAGAAAACCAAGTATCTAAAACGTCGGGGTCTTGTTCTAATTGGACATTTTCTCCAAATTGTGATTTGGCTTTTTCCCAAGCTTCAGCTTCATTGCGCGCTACAAAATGGGGTGTTGAGTCGGTGATTTGTCCGCCGGTTTCGCTGACAGCATACCAAGCAGGGATTTGATGACCCCACCATAGTTGACGAGAAATACACCAGTCGCGCAGATTTACCAACCAGTCACGATAAACTTTTGTCCAGCGTTGGGGAACGAAATCAGGGGAATTTTGATTATCTAAAAATTCGAGAGTTTTGTCAGCAAGGGGGCGAATATTAACAAACCACTGGGTAGAAAGGAGAGGTTCAACAGGTACTTTTCCGCGATCGCTATAAGGTACTGTATGTTTATAATCTTCTATCTTCACCAGAACCCCATCTGCTTCTAGGCGAGAAACAACATTTTTCCTAGCCACAAAGCGGTCTTGACCTTGAAACTCCCCAGCATTTTCGTTCAGAGTACCGTCTTTATTCATAATATTGATAAACGGCAAATCATGACGTTTACCCATTTCAAAATCATTGAGGTCATGGGCTGGAGTCACTTTCACGCAACCCGTACCGAAAGTAGGGTCAACCAACTCATCACCAATAATGGGGATTTCCCGGTTCATAATTGGCAAAGTCAGGGTTTTACCAATTAAATGTTTATACCTTTCATCTTCGGGATTCACCGCAACTGCTGTATCACCCAACATCGTCTCTGGTCGAGTTGTTGCCACTTCTACAAAACCAGAACCATCACTCAAGGGATAGCGAAAGTGCCAAAGATTACCATTTACCTCTTTTGGTTCTACTTCTAAATCAGACACCGCAGACTGAGAAGCAGGACACCAATTCACCAAATAATTACCGCGATAAATTAACTTTTCATCATACAAACGAATAAATGCTTCTAAAACAGCTTTCGATAAACCTTCATCTAAAGTGAAGCGTTCCCGTGTCCAGTCCACCGAAACACCCAAACGGCGCAGCTGATTAACAATTGTACCCCCAGATTCCGCTTTCCATTGCCAAGCGCGTTCTAGGAATTTTTCCCGTCCCAAATCATAGCGAGTTTTACCTTCAGCCTTAAGTTGCTTTTCCAGAATTGTTTGTACAGCAATACTCGCGTGGTCAGTTCCGGGTAGCCAGAGGGTATTACGTCCTTTCATGCGATGGTAGCGCACGAGGGTATCAATCAACGCACTTTCAAAGGCGTGACCCATATGCAAACTGCCGGTCACGTTTGGGGGAGGAATGACGATACAGTAGGGTTCGCCTTTGTGGTCAGGGTCAGCTTTGTAAACTTGGTTTTCTTCCCAGAATTTTTGCCATTTGGCTTCTGTGGAGAAAGGTTCGTACAGACTGGGGAGATTGGGAATAGTTGCGGTCATGCTGGGAATAATCAGTTAGGACTCTGATCAATTTTGCCACAGGCTTGGAGGAGGATTGTAGATTAGCTTCTATATTTTCAGCCCAACCTGTAATCAGCACTCGTGCAAAATAAATTGTATAATTATACAAAGAAATAGGAAACAGGCAACAGTAAAAGAATGCAGCCGTTTCATTCGTATTCAAAAATGTGTAAATAATTCTGCCTAAGTACTTAATTTTAGAATTATTAAAAATGGAAAAACTATGCAGTCCCCCTATCTACCTTTTCACTATTGAAGAATATAGGAATATGTATACCTAGTGAAGCACCTCAAAAGCTAAAAAAAATTATCAGTCAATACATCCTCAATTTTTGAACATCTATAGATGAAAGACTTCAGGAATAATTTTTCAGATAATTATATTGATAATTCACTTATCAATTTTGAGTAGGTAGCGGTAAAAAAACAGCAGATGAAAGATGGAAAAACTCTGCTAACTCTTGGATGTGACTAACAGTTAGTTGGCTTTTTTCTGTTAAAATATCTGACACCATAGATTCTGTCTTAAATACAGGAATCAAATCCTGTTGATACAACCCATATTCTTCCATAAGAGCTTTGAGTAACTCTATTCCATGAATATCAGGAACAGGCTCTTTTGTTTGCTCGTATTCGTAAACTAAAGTACCTAATAAATCAAGATAGTCCTGCTCATCTGGTGTTAATGGAGTATTGTCTAACAGAGAATCAATTACATTTTGAGTAGCAAGTAGTTCCTCATCAGATTTAATAGGTCTAGGAGGAAAAGTTTGTAATAAATTAATGTAGCTTAGAGCTTTATCAGAAGTCTTAATCATAATTACTACCTTAACACCCGTTACAGTCGGCAACGTTTTTATTAATAGCTCAGACTTTTAATCATTTTTCCATTTATCTTTACTATAGTCCGCGTGAGTCAGGAAATATTTTAAGTATACTTTCTTGCCGATGAAATCAATATAAGTAATTAAGCGATAGTCTGTACCACAAATATCAAAAATAATAAAATCACTGACTTTATCAACGCTCCCTTGTTTGAAATTTTGGCAGACTTCATTAAAATCTTGCCATTTAGCTAATTTGACTCGCTTATGCCAAGTTGAAAGATTAGCTTTAGCATCAGGGTATTTGCTGGTGAATTCCTTGAATCTTGCTTCGGAATATTATTTTCATAAGCTATTTTCCTACTTTTGCAGCTATTTTTAGGTATACCTAAACCCAAGATAGCACAAAAATAATAAAATTAGCTACAACAATCAATCATAACACACTTTATATTTATTTGTCAACTTATAATTTTTTAATCTTTGTGTAAGTTATGACGGGCTTACTCAGTTCAACTTATTCATCCTGCACCCCTACAAAAATTTCACCAGGGTTAATTTCCATGAACTGCAACCAAAAACCAAAAATCTCACGCCCAAACACAAAAACACTCAAAATCCTCTTTGCGCCTTTGCGCCTTTGCGTGAGACATTATCTTATTACAACCACCGAGCCGCATCTTTAGCGTGGTAAGTCAAAATCAAATCAGCACCAGCCCGTTTAAACCCAGTCAAAGTTTCCATCACAACGCGCTGTTCATCAATCCAACCATTTAAAGCCGCAGCCTTCACCATCGCATACTCACCAGAAACATTGTAAGCAGCAACAGGTAAATTACTAGCTTCCTTCACACGCCAGATAATATCCATATATGCCAAAGCTGGCTTCACCATCAGCATATCAGCGCCTTCAGCAATATCCAACTCAATTTCTTTTATCGCTTCACGGGCGTTACCAGGGTCCATTTGGTAAGTGCGTCTATCTCCAAACTGAGGTGTAGAATCTGCTGCATCTCTAAACGGCCCATAATAAGCAGAAGCATATTTAGCAGCATAAGACATAATCGGGATATCTTCAAATCCCGCTTCATCTAAACCCGCACGAATTGCTTGGACAAAACCATCCATCATTCCCGAAGGTGCGATAATATCAGCGCCGGCTTTTGCTTGAGAAACTGCTGTTTTCTTCAATAATTCCAAAGTTGGATCATTTAAAACTCGTCCTGTCAAATCACCAACTTGTAAATAACCACAATGACCATGATTTGTATATTCACACAAACAAGTATCAGCCATGACAATTAAATCAGGAACTGCTTCTTTAACGGCGGTTGCTGCTTTTTGGACAATACCACAATCATGCCAAGCACCTGTAGCATCTACATCTTTATCTGCCGGAATTCCAAATAAGATAATAGCAGGAATACCTAAATCATAAACTTCCTTTGCCTCTTCAACAATTTTATCTACCGAAAGTTGGTAAACACCAGGCATAGATTTTACTTCTTTAGCAACACTTTCGCCTGGAACAGCAAACAGTGGATAAATCAAATCATTAGTTGTTAAAACGGTTTCACGCACCATTCGACGCAATTGTGGATGAGTACGTAAACGGCGGGGGCGATGTGTAGGAAACATAATTTTTTATCAACAAAAAACTCAATGGACATAAAGGAAAGCGTCACAAAAGTCAAGTTTTATCTTGTGACCTTCAGACAAACTAGAAACAGTGCTTAACTGTCTTTGCCCTACTGTTGATGAAGCTGTGGGGCAATTTTGTATTTTACAACTTAGTTGACATTTGCTTAGAACAAATTTACAAAAAACAATCTTAAAAAAATCATTCAATTAATTTGAGTAAATTGTTAAATCAAATGTTTGTGATTAATCAAACTACCTAATCTTAATTCTAAAGAAATCGGAAAATAAACGGATAACGGCAAGGTTGATCAGGATTGCTAAAAACACCAATTAGCGCCCAGATTGTTAGTCCCCAGTGGATGATATATCCTAAACCGGCGAGTGGTAACAAAATAATTAGTGGTAAAACTAACCAACCAGTTAGAAAAAACAAAGCTCCCAGAATTGCACCGTAGAACCAAACGTTAAAGTGGAAATTGATTGATTCCTTCGCATTGTCTTTAACGACAGGATCATCGGATACAAATAATATGGCTATAGGTAAACCAACAGATACTATTGCGGTGCTGAAAAAAATGGCCCCGTGACATAAAGCTGATAATAGTTTACGTTTATCGCTGTCGTACATTGTTGCCTCCTATTCAGTTCTGGTTATTTATTATATCAAGAAAGAAGGCTCGATTTTCAGACTAAAAAATACATAACTTCTTTTATAAGTTGGGGATATGAGAAAACCAGATAGAATTGCTATCATGATATATCTTTTACAAGATATTAAATCAATCTCAGCAATATCGACTATCCAAGGTATGATTATTTGGCAACCAGATCAAAAAATCAATAACGGTAGATTTATTATTCAGGGTAAAGCTTTGGGTAGTGGTGGTTTTGGTTTTACCTACAAAGCTTTAGAACCCAGCACGGGTAAATTATACGCCATCAAAACCCTGAACTCAATCATGCAACTCAGTGATGACTTTGCAGAACAACAGGTTAAGTTTATTAACAAAGCCTTGACAATTAAAGGTTTTGACCATCCGCATATTCTCAAAGTTGATGAAGTCATCCAAGAAGGTGAACTTTTTTGAGTGGTGATGGAATATATTGATGGAGAGACTTTATTTAAATATGTTCAGAATAAAGGACAATTATCAGAATTAGAAGCACTTATAGCAATTCCCAAGCTCATGAAATACACCCCACCCGCGCTGTCGCGCACCCTCCCCTTGGTAAGGGGAGGATTGGGGAGAGGTAATTTTGTATCTAACTAAGGAGGTGAATGGTTGTATTACAGTGATATTACTTTTGACAAGAAAGCACCAGAAGTCCACCTCCCTCTTTACTG includes:
- a CDS encoding valine--tRNA ligase; this encodes MTATIPNLPSLYEPFSTEAKWQKFWEENQVYKADPDHKGEPYCIVIPPPNVTGSLHMGHAFESALIDTLVRYHRMKGRNTLWLPGTDHASIAVQTILEKQLKAEGKTRYDLGREKFLERAWQWKAESGGTIVNQLRRLGVSVDWTRERFTLDEGLSKAVLEAFIRLYDEKLIYRGNYLVNWCPASQSAVSDLEVEPKEVNGNLWHFRYPLSDGSGFVEVATTRPETMLGDTAVAVNPEDERYKHLIGKTLTLPIMNREIPIIGDELVDPTFGTGCVKVTPAHDLNDFEMGKRHDLPFINIMNKDGTLNENAGEFQGQDRFVARKNVVSRLEADGVLVKIEDYKHTVPYSDRGKVPVEPLLSTQWFVNIRPLADKTLEFLDNQNSPDFVPQRWTKVYRDWLVNLRDWCISRQLWWGHQIPAWYAVSETGGQITDSTPHFVARNEAEAWEKAKSQFGENVQLEQDPDVLDTWFSSGLWPFSTLGWPEQTPDLTTYYPNATLVTGFDIIFFWVARMTMMAGHFTGQMPFKTVYIHGLVRDENNKKMSKSANNGIDPLLLIDKYGTDALRYTLIKEVAGAGQDIRLEYDRKKDESISVEASRNFANKLWNAARFVMMNLDGQTPAQLGKPEPTELSDKWIISRYHQVVKQTTNYIDNYGLGEAAKGLYEFIWGDFCDWYIELVKSRLQKDADPPSRKVAQQILAYILEGILKLLHPLMPHITEEIWQTLTQQPAENPQIIALQPYPETDEKLIDQALEEQFELLINTIRTIRNLRAEADIKPGVKVAANLQSENANERFILNAGQSYIQDLAKVETLTITDKTTTDEQKSQPVVTKSAFKGLKTIGLIIVGLVLLRVAIIVGNASLRLPIFGAFFETVGLGYTGWFIVYNILNAESRQKLFANLPKTDTQDLPQPESTQIEESDNSISGVVGTVQVVIPLKGVVDIEALRAKLEKSISKAEAEATSLRARLSNSKFVDKAPADVVQGVRDALTEAEKQAEILRVRLQALP
- the hemB gene encoding porphobilinogen synthase; this translates as MFPTHRPRRLRTHPQLRRMVRETVLTTNDLIYPLFAVPGESVAKEVKSMPGVYQLSVDKIVEEAKEVYDLGIPAIILFGIPADKDVDATGAWHDCGIVQKAATAVKEAVPDLIVMADTCLCEYTNHGHCGYLQVGDLTGRVLNDPTLELLKKTAVSQAKAGADIIAPSGMMDGFVQAIRAGLDEAGFEDIPIMSYAAKYASAYYGPFRDAADSTPQFGDRRTYQMDPGNAREAIKEIELDIAEGADMLMVKPALAYMDIIWRVKEASNLPVAAYNVSGEYAMVKAAALNGWIDEQRVVMETLTGFKRAGADLILTYHAKDAARWL
- a CDS encoding DUF4870 domain-containing protein, whose translation is MYDSDKRKLLSALCHGAIFFSTAIVSVGLPIAILFVSDDPVVKDNAKESINFHFNVWFYGAILGALFFLTGWLVLPLIILLPLAGLGYIIHWGLTIWALIGVFSNPDQPCRYPFIFRFL
- a CDS encoding helix-turn-helix domain-containing protein, with the translated sequence MIKTSDKALSYINLLQTFPPRPIKSDEELLATQNVIDSLLDNTPLTPDEQDYLDLLGTLVYEYEQTKEPVPDIHGIELLKALMEEYGLYQQDLIPVFKTESMVSDILTEKSQLTVSHIQELAEFFHLSSAVFLPLPTQN